The Planctomycetaceae bacterium genome has a segment encoding these proteins:
- a CDS encoding DUF1549 and DUF1553 domain-containing protein, with amino-acid sequence MDRRSAPWPAGRTYRGVAERHARSWKNTEGVTVATSGGLSPDWTNRRYDPKDLWAYHPLWKDEDGRLTKHGQNPIDVLIDDRLSELGLQAAPPADRTTLIRRATFDLIGLPPTPDEVDAFTNDPAPDEEAFSKVVERLLASPHYGEQWGQHWLDVVRYADSSGFANDYERGNAWRYRDYVVRSFNSDKPYDQFVREQIAGDEMVELRVASPESRVQNGNPKDATANPNSQPSTLDPQSSSELLIAAGFLRMGPWELTGMEVPKVARQRFLDDVTDAVGQVFLGHMLQCCRCHDHKFDPVPTQDYYSFQANFATTQLAERDAEFLPEENTAFHDEQRFLKRRQNFYDEILSQVESKRTLDAARRWLADEQRDDTPFEEAVAELRKNRGGVPPTLDEVRRQLQQQHVDPALIPPRHVGFEPRDFGLERIARKGQSRLAWQFDRYQPYAHSVYNGRTPDMNNVAAPLRIPGGIATSEDFEPTYILTGGDPFSPSQQVEPGVLSVVELENVRRDSNPVEASTTKQTGSESRRTESISGRRLKLAGWIASKDNPLTARVMANRVWQWHFGRAIAGNPNNFGATGKKPTHPELLDWLAGRFVDGGWSVKNLHRIIMSSRAYRRASSHPDPEALSAKDPDGTSYAAFQPRRLTAEELRDSMLAVSGELNREVGGIPIRPEMNLEAALQPRMVMGTFAEAWQPSPLPQQRHRRSIYALKLRGLRDPFQEVFNAPSPDLSCEARDASMVTPQVFAMFNSDIAFSRALAFAKRVSDESPSDEAAIVRVFRLAVNRRPTDEELQACLRHWREMTDRHHGIRFDPPSFSTEVVREAVEENTGEKFTFTEPLEVIEEFVPDLHPSDADPKLRGLAEVCLVVMNSAEFTYLY; translated from the coding sequence GTGGATCGACGCTCAGCGCCGTGGCCCGCGGGAAGAACGTATCGCGGAGTTGCTGAGAGGCACGCCCGATCGTGGAAAAACACGGAAGGAGTCACCGTTGCGACCAGTGGCGGCCTGTCTCCTGACTGGACGAATCGACGCTATGATCCGAAAGACCTGTGGGCCTACCATCCGCTCTGGAAGGACGAAGACGGAAGGCTGACGAAGCACGGTCAGAATCCGATCGATGTGCTGATTGACGACCGTCTGTCTGAACTCGGACTGCAGGCCGCTCCGCCAGCCGACCGCACGACGCTCATTCGGCGCGCGACCTTCGATCTGATCGGACTGCCGCCGACGCCGGATGAAGTCGATGCCTTCACGAACGATCCGGCACCCGACGAAGAAGCGTTTTCGAAGGTTGTTGAACGTCTGCTGGCGTCGCCTCATTATGGTGAGCAGTGGGGTCAGCACTGGCTGGACGTTGTTCGCTATGCAGATTCCTCCGGGTTCGCGAATGACTACGAACGAGGTAACGCGTGGCGCTATCGCGACTATGTTGTGCGGTCCTTCAATAGCGATAAGCCCTACGATCAATTCGTCAGGGAACAGATCGCCGGTGACGAAATGGTTGAGTTGAGAGTTGCGAGTCCGGAGTCGAGAGTTCAGAACGGCAATCCGAAAGACGCCACAGCGAATCCCAACTCTCAACCCTCAACTCTCGACCCTCAATCTTCGTCCGAACTTCTCATCGCTGCGGGCTTCCTCCGCATGGGACCGTGGGAACTGACGGGGATGGAAGTGCCAAAGGTCGCCCGTCAGCGTTTCCTGGACGACGTCACCGATGCCGTCGGCCAGGTGTTTTTGGGTCACATGCTGCAGTGTTGCCGCTGCCACGACCACAAATTCGATCCGGTTCCCACTCAGGATTACTATTCGTTTCAGGCCAACTTCGCGACGACTCAACTTGCGGAACGCGATGCCGAGTTTTTACCGGAAGAGAACACCGCGTTTCATGATGAACAGAGATTTCTAAAACGTCGACAGAACTTCTACGACGAAATTCTGAGTCAGGTCGAATCCAAACGTACTCTTGACGCCGCGCGTCGGTGGCTGGCCGACGAACAGCGCGATGATACTCCGTTTGAAGAAGCCGTCGCGGAACTTCGGAAGAACCGCGGAGGTGTGCCGCCGACGCTTGATGAAGTCCGCCGGCAGCTGCAGCAACAGCACGTCGATCCCGCGCTGATCCCGCCGCGACATGTTGGTTTTGAACCGCGGGACTTTGGGCTGGAACGGATCGCTCGCAAGGGCCAGAGTCGGCTGGCATGGCAGTTCGATCGGTACCAGCCCTATGCTCACAGTGTGTACAACGGCCGAACGCCGGACATGAACAACGTCGCTGCGCCGCTGAGAATTCCCGGCGGCATTGCGACGTCGGAGGATTTCGAACCGACGTACATCCTCACAGGAGGTGACCCGTTCTCGCCGTCGCAGCAGGTCGAACCTGGTGTTCTGAGTGTTGTTGAACTCGAAAACGTACGACGGGACTCCAATCCCGTCGAAGCCAGCACGACAAAGCAGACGGGATCAGAGTCCCGTCGTACAGAAAGCATCTCCGGCCGGCGTCTGAAGCTTGCCGGCTGGATTGCTTCCAAGGACAACCCGCTCACCGCGCGGGTGATGGCCAACCGAGTCTGGCAATGGCACTTTGGACGCGCAATCGCCGGCAATCCAAACAACTTCGGAGCGACCGGAAAGAAGCCCACTCATCCGGAGCTGCTTGACTGGCTGGCCGGCCGATTTGTCGACGGCGGCTGGTCGGTCAAAAACCTTCATCGGATCATCATGAGTTCACGAGCGTATCGCCGTGCTTCGTCACATCCGGATCCGGAGGCTCTTTCCGCGAAAGATCCTGATGGAACAAGCTACGCCGCCTTCCAGCCGCGCCGTCTGACCGCGGAGGAACTGCGGGACTCCATGCTGGCCGTCAGCGGCGAACTGAACCGCGAAGTCGGCGGAATTCCGATCCGGCCGGAAATGAATCTGGAAGCCGCGCTGCAGCCTCGCATGGTGATGGGCACGTTTGCGGAAGCCTGGCAGCCATCGCCGCTTCCGCAGCAACGACACCGCCGTTCAATCTACGCGCTGAAGCTGCGAGGTCTTCGTGACCCGTTTCAGGAGGTCTTCAACGCGCCGTCGCCGGACCTTTCGTGTGAGGCTCGTGACGCCTCTATGGTAACGCCGCAGGTGTTTGCGATGTTCAACAGCGACATTGCGTTCTCGCGAGCGCTCGCGTTCGCCAAACGCGTTTCTGACGAGTCTCCTTCGGATGAAGCCGCCATCGTCCGCGTTTTCCGGCTGGCCGTGAATCGCAGGCCGACAGATGAAGAGCTGCAGGCGTGTCTGAGGCACTGGCGGGAAATGACCGATCGGCATCACGGCATCAGATTCGATCCGCCTTCTTTTTCCACGGAAGTGGTCCGAGAAGCTGTGGAAGAAAACACCGGTGAGAAATTCACATTCACAGAACCACTGGAGGTCATTGAAGAGTTCGTTCCCGATCTGCATCCGTCGGACGCCGACCCGAAACTGCGGGGTCTCGCCGAAGTATGCCTGGTCGTTATGAACAGTGCCGAGTTCACATATCTTTATTGA